Within Candidatus Caldatribacterium sp., the genomic segment ACCATCATACGAACTATCATTAACCGTTACAGTTCCATTGATTGCCAAACCATTCAGTGCCGTTACCTTATACCCTGCCTCGCCATTGAGGAGCTTTTTGGTGTTAAATTCGGTGGTGTTGCCGATGCGGTCGAGTTCCTCGATGAGCTGGTTGATTTCCTCCTGAATCTGCTCCCGGTCAGCCGAAGTAAGGGTGTCGTTTGCCGCCTGGACGGCAAGCTGCCGCATCCGCTGGAGGATGGAATGAGTTTCGTTCAGCGCTCCTTCAGCTGTCTGAATGAGCGAGATGGCATCCTGAGCGTTGCGGATGGCCTGGGCAAGGCCCTTGATCTGACCCCGCATCTTTTCAGAAATCGCCAACCCTGCCGCATCATCCGCCGCCCGGTTGATTCGAAGACCCGAAGACAACCGCTCAAGGGATTTCGCCAGGGCGTTGTCTGTCGCCACCAGATTCCGGTGGGCATTCAACGCCGTGATGTTCTGGTTAATCCGAAGACCCATTTCCTTCAACCTCCTCCTGAGGTTTTTTTCAAGGCATCCATGCCCTCACACAAAGGAAAACCACCCGAAGGACCTGCACCGCTAAACTCCTACCACGTTCCTCTTCTTCCTCGTCACCTCCCTTTCTCGCTTTCCACCCTAATATATCGAGCGGCTTTCCAAAAACTTTAGGGGTTCCGGGAAAAATTTTTTAATTTACCTGTTCTCGAGATTTTCTTTGAGGCGGAGAAGGTAGGCTTTAGCCTTTTCAATATTTCCCTTTTCCACAAGGAGCTGCAGAAAATTCCCAAGGACTGTCCCGTCCCTTGGGCTAAGGGCTACAGCCTTCTCTAAGTATTCCTCAGCTTCATCGAAGCGCCCGCTCTCAATAAGGGCAACTGCAAGGTTATTGAGCACTCCAGGATTATCGGGAAAGTACTCTAAGGCTTTCCGGGCGTAGCTTTCTGCTTTATCCTTGTCTCCCACCATGGCTGCACACTGGGCAAGGGAAACGTAAAGGTCAGCCACATCAACCCGGAAAAAGGTCATCAGGGAGGTACTCTTTGTAGTGTCCACAGAGGTGACCTTCTCGAAGGCTTCCAAAGCCTCCTGCCACTTTTCCCCTTTCTGGTACACCTTCCCGTACACGTACCAGAGGTCTGGAAGGTACGGGTCGATATCCTCAACTTTTTTCAGGTACTCAAGGGCTTTCTCTACGTCTTCTTCCATAAAGGCCAGGTCAAGGTGCGTCGAAAGGGCTAAAAAGCCCTTTCCCTGGGAAATCTTGAGCATCTTCTCAAAGAGGGCTCGGGCAATTTTCTTCTCCCCCCGGAAGAGATACGCCTTCCCAAGATAGGCAAGGATATCAGGATCTTTTGGGTTTTCCCGAAGCGCCTCAAGGAGGATGCGAAAGTTCCGCTCGTTGACTTTCTCGGTCACTCTCCCTGCGTCCTTATATCCATGGTGGAGGATGGAAATCGTGGTGAGGCGGTGGATTATCCCTCCTAAGGACACAATCACTCCCTCCACTGTTTCGTGAATCCTTCGCCGAAAACGGATTCGGGGGTCCTTGCGGAAAACCCGAACGAGGTAGTTCGTCATCACGTTCCGCCCCTCAGGATCAAGGGGGCTTCGGATGGGAAGCATAAGCCCCGTGGCATCGGTAACCGAAAGGAGCGCCCTAAGCCGCGCAAGGTCACCTCGGTCCATTTCATCATCGGCATCAAGGACAAGAATCCACTCCCCTCGAGCGTACTTCAGTGCCTCATTTCGGGCAGCCGCAAAATCATCGCACCACGCAAAGTGGTAAACCCGAGCCCCAAAGGAGCGGGCAATTTCCGGAGTCCGGTCTGAAGACCCGGTATCGACAAGAACTATCTCGTCCACAAGCCCCTGGACTGAAGAGAGCACCCGGGGGAGGTTCTTCTCCTCGTTTCTGGCAATCATGCAGAGGCTCAGGGAAGGAAAAGAGGCTCCAAAGATTTTTTGGGAAATCCAGAGAAAGTTCTCCTGGGCATCCCGGAGGTCAGGACAGAGCTTCAGAGCTCGGGCAAAAGCCGCCTTGGCATCCGAGAATTTCTTCTGGGCAAAGTACGCCGCTCCGAGGTTATTCCACCCTTCAGCATACTCGGGGTTAAGCGCAACAGCCCGGCGAAGGAGCTTCTCTGCCTCCTTGTAGGACCCCCGATGGTAAGCCAGAACCCCAAGGCCATTCCATAAAATAAAATGTTCCCTTCCTTTCTCTTTTGCCCTCTCAAAGCACCATTTTGCTTTCTCAAGGTCCCCCTCCTTGAGGAAAGCATCTCCTCTCTTCAAAAGCTCCTCGAAGTCCTCCTCAAGGGGAGGAGCAATGTTTTCGACAACCCGTATCGGCAACTCCACCACCCCTTTTGTATAATCGGTGTAAGACAGAGAAACTTTAGACTGTATTCCCTCCAAGGTGACAT encodes:
- a CDS encoding tetratricopeptide repeat protein, which encodes MPIRVVENIAPPLEEDFEELLKRGDAFLKEGDLEKAKWCFERAKEKGREHFILWNGLGVLAYHRGSYKEAEKLLRRAVALNPEYAEGWNNLGAAYFAQKKFSDAKAAFARALKLCPDLRDAQENFLWISQKIFGASFPSLSLCMIARNEEKNLPRVLSSVQGLVDEIVLVDTGSSDRTPEIARSFGARVYHFAWCDDFAAARNEALKYARGEWILVLDADDEMDRGDLARLRALLSVTDATGLMLPIRSPLDPEGRNVMTNYLVRVFRKDPRIRFRRRIHETVEGVIVSLGGIIHRLTTISILHHGYKDAGRVTEKVNERNFRILLEALRENPKDPDILAYLGKAYLFRGEKKIARALFEKMLKISQGKGFLALSTHLDLAFMEEDVEKALEYLKKVEDIDPYLPDLWYVYGKVYQKGEKWQEALEAFEKVTSVDTTKSTSLMTFFRVDVADLYVSLAQCAAMVGDKDKAESYARKALEYFPDNPGVLNNLAVALIESGRFDEAEEYLEKAVALSPRDGTVLGNFLQLLVEKGNIEKAKAYLLRLKENLENR